TAGGCACTGACTCTCTCTGCCTATTGGGCTATTTTCCCACCCTTAGGCTGCTGGTGGTCTACCCTTGGACCCAGAGGTTCTTTGAGTCCTTTGGGGATCTGTCCTCTCCTGATGCTGTTATGGGCAACCCTAAGGTGAAGGCTCATGGCAAGAAAGTGCTTGGTGCCTTTAGTGATGGCCTGGCTCACCTGGACAACCTCAAGGGCACCTTTGCCCAGCTGAGTGAGCTGCACTGTGACAAGCTGCATGTGGATCCTGAGAACTTCAAGGTGAGTCTATGGGACCCTTGatgttttctttccccttcttttctaTGATTAACTTCATGTCATAGGAAGAGGATAAGTATCAGGGTACAGTTTAGAATGGGGAAGAGACAAATGATTGAATCAGTGTGGAACTCTCAGGATCATTTAGTGTCTTTTATTTGCTGTTTAtaacaattgttttcttttgtgtttaatccctgctttcttttttttcttctccgcaatttttattattatacttaatgTCTTAATGCTGTGTataacaaaaggaaatatctttgagATACAttaagtaacttaaaaaaaacagCTCACACGGTTTGCCTAGTACACTACTATTTGGAATATATGTGTGGTTATTTGCATATTCATAATCTacctactttattttctttctttttaattaatacataatcattatacatatttattggtTAAAGCATAATGTTTTAATATGTATACACATTGCATATTGACCAAATCAGGgtaattttgcttttgtaatttttaaaaatgtttcttgttttaatatacttttttgtttattttatttctaatacttcCCCTAATCTCTTTCTTTCAAGGCAATAACCATACAATGTATCATGCTTCTTTGCACCTTTCTAAAGAATAACAGTGATAATTTCTGGGTTAAGGCAATAGCAATGTTTCTGCATTTAAGTAGAATATTTCTGCATATAAATTGTAACTGATGTAAGAGGTTTCATATTGCTAATAGCAGCTGTAATCCAGTgatcattttgcttttattttatggttGAGATAAGGCTGGATTATTCTGAGTCCAAGCTAGGCCCTTTTGCTAATCATGTTCATATCTCTTGTCTCCCTCCCACAGCTCCTGGGCAACGTGCTGGTGTGTGTGCTGGCCCATCACTTTGGCAAAGAATTCACCCCGCAAGTGCAGGCTGCCTATCAGAAAGTGGTGGCTGGTGTGGCTAATGCCCTGGCCCACAAGTACCACTAAGTTCACTTTCTTGCTGTCCAATTTCTACCAAAGGTTCCTTTGTTCCCAAAGTCCAACTACTGAACTGGGGGATATTATGAAGGGCCTTGAGGATCTGGATTCTGCctaataaaaaacatttattttcattgcaatggtgtatttaaattatttctaaatattttacctaAAAGTACATGTGGGAGGTCAGTGcatttaaaacataaagaaatgaagagctAGTTCAAACCTTGGGAAAATACACTATATCATCAACTCCATGAAAGAAGGTGATGCTGCAACTAATGCATGTTGGCAACAGCCCCTGATGCCTATGCCTTATTCACCCCTCAGAAAAGGATTCAAGTGGAGGTTTGACTTGGAGGTTAAAGTTTTGCTATGTTATATTTTACATTACTTATTGTTTTAGCTGTCTTCATGAATGTCTTTTCACTATTCATTTGCTTATCCTGCACCTCTCAACCTTGATTCCACTTAGTTCTCTTGCTTAGAGATACTACTTTTCTCCTAAAGTGTTCCTTCCATGTTTTATGGCCAGATGGTTTCTCCTCGCCTGGCCACTTAGCCTTAGTTGTCTCTGTTGTGTTATAGAGGTCTActtgaagaaggaaaaacagggGGCCATGGTTTGACTGTCCTGTGAGcccttcttccctgcctcccccacTAACAGTGCTCCGGAATCTGCAGTGCTAGTCTCCTGGAACTTTCACTCTTTCACAGTCTGCTTTGGAAGGACTGGGCTTAGAGTGAAAATGTAGGACTGAGAAGAAAGTGAAAGGGGGCTTTTTGTAGCTTGGTATTCACTGTTGCCTTATTACCCTGTCATAGGCCCACGCCAAATGGAAGTCCCATTCTTCCTCAGGATGTTTAAGATCGGTAAGTGATTAGAGGTCTGCTTGCTCCCTTATCGTGCCCCTTATGGTGCTTCTGGCTCTGCAGTTACTAGCATAGTGTTACCATCAACAAccttaactttattttcttattcaataCCTAGGTAGGTAGATGCTAGattctggaaataaaatatgAGTCTCAGGTGGTCCTTGTCCTCTCTC
Above is a genomic segment from Chlorocebus sabaeus isolate Y175 chromosome 1, mChlSab1.0.hap1, whole genome shotgun sequence containing:
- the HBB gene encoding hemoglobin subunit beta, with amino-acid sequence MVHLTPEEKTAVTTLWGKVNVDEVGGEALGRLLVVYPWTQRFFESFGDLSSPDAVMGNPKVKAHGKKVLGAFSDGLAHLDNLKGTFAQLSELHCDKLHVDPENFKLLGNVLVCVLAHHFGKEFTPQVQAAYQKVVAGVANALAHKYH